The proteins below come from a single Gemmatimonadaceae bacterium genomic window:
- a CDS encoding inorganic diphosphatase has protein sequence MIHPWHDLPPGPHPPDEVTTVVEIPSGSKNKYELDKRSGLFRLDRVLFSAVHYPGDYGFIPRTLAEDHDPCDVLVLLNEPTFPGCQIDTRPIGVLRMLDRGELDYKILGVPSHDPFYAEFFDIADIPQHYLKEVEHFFHIYKDLEGKRVQTVGWEKSDIALRVIDDAIRRYDEQFVVASGP, from the coding sequence GTGATCCACCCCTGGCACGACCTGCCGCCCGGACCGCATCCGCCGGACGAGGTCACGACCGTCGTCGAGATCCCGAGCGGCAGCAAGAACAAATACGAGCTGGACAAGCGATCGGGCCTCTTTCGCCTCGATCGCGTGCTGTTCTCGGCTGTCCACTACCCGGGCGACTACGGCTTCATCCCGCGTACGCTCGCCGAGGACCACGACCCGTGCGACGTCCTCGTGCTCCTCAACGAGCCGACCTTCCCGGGCTGCCAGATCGATACCCGACCCATCGGCGTGCTGCGGATGCTGGACCGCGGCGAGCTCGACTACAAGATTCTTGGCGTGCCCAGCCATGATCCCTTCTACGCCGAGTTCTTCGACATCGCCGACATCCCGCAGCACTATCTCAAGGAAGTCGAGCACTTCTTCCACATCTACAAGGACCTTGAAGGCAAACGTGTCCAGACGGTCGGATGGGAGAAGAGCGACATCGCCTTGCGCGTGATCGACGACGCCATCCGGCGATACGACGAACAGTTCGTAGTGGCATCCGGTCCGTGA